Proteins encoded together in one Chitinophaga lutea window:
- a CDS encoding response regulator, with translation MQRILIVEDEVKVANAVKKGLEENGFEVEVAYDGRMGKSLAAGQDFDLVILDLNLPHHNGYEICEVIRRRNAKVPVIMLTALGGMDDKMQAFELGADDYLVKPFDFRELLARIRVFLKRAGADVVPDQRFKLTIADLEIDRERKEVWRGGKKIPLTAKEFQLLELLALQKGKVISKMTIAERVWNIDFDTGTNVIEVYINFLRKKIDKDFDRKLLHTKTGMGYYLADE, from the coding sequence ATGCAAAGGATCCTGATTGTCGAAGATGAAGTAAAAGTAGCCAATGCAGTAAAGAAGGGGCTGGAAGAGAACGGCTTTGAAGTGGAGGTGGCGTACGACGGCCGCATGGGCAAAAGCCTCGCCGCAGGGCAGGATTTCGACCTCGTGATACTCGACCTGAACCTGCCCCACCACAACGGCTACGAAATATGTGAAGTCATCCGCCGCCGTAACGCGAAAGTGCCGGTCATCATGCTCACCGCACTGGGTGGGATGGACGATAAAATGCAGGCCTTCGAACTGGGGGCAGACGATTACCTGGTGAAACCCTTCGACTTCCGCGAACTGCTGGCCCGCATCCGCGTATTCCTCAAAAGGGCCGGGGCAGACGTGGTGCCCGACCAGCGTTTCAAACTCACGATAGCCGACCTGGAAATAGACCGCGAACGGAAAGAAGTGTGGCGCGGCGGCAAAAAAATCCCCCTCACCGCCAAAGAATTCCAGCTGCTTGAGCTGCTGGCCCTGCAGAAAGGCAAAGTGATCTCCAAAATGACGATCGCGGAAAGGGTCTGGAACATCGACTTCGACACGGGCACCAATGTCATCGAGGTGTACATCAACTTCCTCCGCAAAAAAATCGACAAGGATTTTGACCGGAAACTATTGCATACCAAAACCGGAATGGGATACTACCTGGCCGACGAATGA